A genomic stretch from Chitinophaga agri includes:
- a CDS encoding DUF6624 domain-containing protein — protein MKYYPAYIILLMLCLVNTVFGQQKVLTPVQKDSIIQILTTTASTDQQYRSQLESVQSKYGGDSPEMKTLFRKMAVADSLNLLKVAAIIDQFGWLGADEIGREGNTTLFMVIQHAGIQAQDKYLPVMRAAAANGKAALKSLALLEDRVALHHGKRQLYGSQVIWDMRTNHYQVAPLEDPEQVDKRRATMGLPSMAEYLSPFDMKWDAAQYAKELPAIEADFFKKQVKN, from the coding sequence ATGAAATATTATCCCGCATATATAATATTGCTGATGCTTTGCCTGGTTAATACTGTCTTTGGCCAGCAAAAGGTTTTAACGCCTGTGCAAAAAGACTCTATCATACAGATACTGACGACAACCGCCTCTACAGATCAGCAATATCGTTCACAGCTGGAAAGCGTGCAAAGCAAGTACGGTGGAGACTCCCCTGAAATGAAAACGCTGTTCAGAAAAATGGCGGTTGCCGATTCCCTGAACCTGCTGAAGGTAGCCGCTATCATTGACCAGTTTGGCTGGCTCGGTGCAGATGAAATAGGCAGGGAAGGTAACACAACATTATTCATGGTCATACAGCATGCAGGCATTCAGGCCCAGGATAAATACCTGCCGGTCATGCGTGCCGCTGCTGCCAACGGGAAAGCAGCACTTAAAAGCCTGGCACTGCTGGAAGACCGTGTGGCCCTGCATCACGGCAAACGTCAACTGTACGGAAGTCAGGTAATATGGGACATGCGCACCAATCACTACCAGGTTGCTCCACTCGAAGATCCTGAACAGGTAGACAAGCGGCGAGCCACCATGGGACTGCCTTCCATGGCGGAGTACCTTTCTCCCTTTGACATGAAATGGGATGCTGCACAATATGCAAAGGAACTGCCGGCCATAGAAGCAGACTTCTTTAAAAAGCAGGTAAAAAATTAA
- a CDS encoding alpha/beta fold hydrolase, with product MLRKTVYLLILLTMTNLTMNAQTTNTGHYADVNGLKLYYEIHGNGMPLVLLHGGGSTIETTYGRILPGLAAHHKVIAIELQAHGHTADIDRAMTFEQDADDVAALLQQLHITKADIMGFSNGATTCLQIAIRHPELVGKLILASALYRRDGMLPGFFEGMEHATLEQMPAPLADAYRRINPDPKGLQAMFNRDASRMVAFKDIPDAAVKSIQAPALVVSADKDVILPEHALLLSRTLPHAQLVILPGGHGDYIGEICAPDKASQLPAITTAIIENFLSKH from the coding sequence ATGCTGAGAAAAACAGTGTACCTGCTGATACTCCTGACAATGACAAACCTGACTATGAACGCACAGACCACCAACACCGGACACTATGCCGATGTAAACGGATTAAAACTGTATTATGAAATACATGGCAATGGTATGCCACTGGTATTACTGCATGGCGGAGGATCAACCATTGAAACCACCTATGGACGCATATTACCCGGCCTGGCTGCACACCACAAGGTCATCGCCATTGAACTACAGGCGCATGGCCATACGGCTGATATAGACCGTGCCATGACCTTCGAACAGGATGCGGACGATGTAGCAGCCTTATTACAACAATTGCATATTACTAAAGCAGACATAATGGGTTTTAGCAATGGCGCTACTACCTGTCTGCAGATAGCGATCCGTCACCCGGAACTGGTTGGAAAACTCATACTGGCTTCCGCACTTTATAGAAGAGATGGTATGCTACCGGGCTTCTTTGAAGGAATGGAACACGCGACGCTGGAACAAATGCCGGCGCCACTGGCAGATGCCTATCGCAGGATCAATCCGGACCCTAAAGGATTACAGGCCATGTTCAACAGGGATGCCAGCCGTATGGTGGCTTTTAAAGATATTCCGGATGCAGCTGTCAAAAGTATCCAGGCCCCTGCCCTGGTAGTTAGTGCAGATAAAGACGTTATTCTGCCTGAACATGCCCTTCTGCTATCACGTACATTACCACATGCCCAACTCGTGATCCTACCCGGCGGACACGGTGATTACATAGGAGAGATCTGTGCACCCGATAAAGCAAGTCAATTACCCGCCATAACAACGGCAATAATCGAAAACTTCCTCAGCAAACACTAA
- a CDS encoding aldo/keto reductase, translating to MIQLHELSKIGFGMYRTSESNQEHLEALLHAVSNGCNLLDTASNYENGASEMLVAKLLEVVPRAQLFIVTKAGYISGDNLVAFRKLQESGKGLSDVVTISDTFLHSMHPEYLRLQIDTSLRRMGTTWLDGFLLHSPEYFFEQPAAMASQEEYYRRFEQAFAFLESEVAAGRIRYYGVSSNTLSITDGPKATDLSKLIAVATRVTTANHFKLIQFPFNIIEHQADVHVPASEMSLLELAARHGIRTFGNRPLNANAANGMLRMVIYNVQQFSVDPAADEALHADCFALLERQLQQKKPGSSLNDFALLAFLRDNWKVIPHEEAFNKLFYGTLYPIARLLYDNSIPAEALQLLRSFQQVCWQYCLQTSTGRVISWLRENGHERLIPTTPGDTLPLLLCREYLHRGLDHVLVGMRRMPYVDELKPVFQPVSPVDTI from the coding sequence ATGATACAACTGCACGAACTGAGCAAGATCGGATTTGGTATGTACCGGACGTCCGAGAGTAACCAGGAACATCTTGAAGCCTTATTGCACGCTGTAAGCAACGGATGCAACCTGCTGGACACCGCATCCAATTATGAAAATGGCGCGTCGGAAATGCTTGTTGCCAAACTGCTGGAAGTTGTTCCGCGTGCGCAGTTATTTATTGTGACCAAGGCAGGATACATCAGCGGTGATAATTTAGTGGCCTTCAGAAAACTGCAGGAATCAGGTAAGGGCTTAAGCGATGTCGTAACGATCAGCGACACCTTCCTTCATTCCATGCATCCTGAATATCTCCGTTTGCAGATCGACACTTCATTGCGCCGCATGGGTACGACCTGGCTCGATGGTTTCCTGCTGCATTCTCCCGAATACTTCTTTGAACAACCGGCCGCAATGGCGAGTCAGGAAGAATACTACCGCCGTTTTGAACAGGCTTTTGCTTTCCTGGAGTCAGAGGTGGCAGCTGGCAGGATCCGCTATTATGGTGTCAGTTCGAACACACTGAGTATAACAGATGGACCGAAAGCGACTGACTTGTCAAAGCTGATAGCTGTTGCTACACGGGTGACTACAGCCAATCATTTTAAACTGATACAATTTCCTTTTAACATCATCGAGCACCAGGCGGATGTACATGTACCAGCGAGCGAAATGAGTTTGCTGGAGCTGGCTGCCCGGCATGGTATCCGTACATTTGGTAACCGTCCGCTGAATGCGAATGCGGCCAATGGCATGTTGCGTATGGTGATCTACAATGTGCAGCAGTTTTCCGTTGATCCTGCAGCTGACGAAGCCCTGCACGCTGACTGTTTTGCCTTGCTGGAACGACAGTTGCAGCAGAAGAAGCCGGGTAGTAGTCTGAATGATTTTGCATTACTGGCCTTTCTGAGAGACAACTGGAAAGTCATTCCGCATGAGGAGGCATTCAATAAGCTGTTCTATGGTACATTATATCCCATTGCGCGTTTGCTATATGATAATAGTATACCGGCAGAGGCGTTGCAGCTGTTACGTTCCTTTCAGCAGGTTTGCTGGCAGTATTGCCTGCAAACATCTACGGGAAGGGTGATCAGCTGGCTTCGGGAGAACGGTCATGAACGACTGATCCCAACGACGCCCGGTGATACGCTTCCGTTGTTACTTTGCAGGGAGTACCTGCATCGTGGTCTGGATCATGTACTGGTAGGCATGCGTCGTATGCCGTACGTAGATGAACTGAAGCCGGTATTTCAGCCGGTATCACCTGTAGATACCATTTAA
- a CDS encoding carboxylesterase/lipase family protein — protein sequence MTMILSSLRTTLTLLVCLLPALTLSAQTGTVVKTSRGYIRGTTEKGSLVFKGIPYAAPPAGNQRFKPPVPMPAWKDTLSCTAFGNIAPQYNGESRSMTGDENCLTLNLYTPTVKPVRKMPVVVWVHGGGMTGGSGIGMNGQAFSDRDSIICITINYRLGVFGFLYMDDVPGYRASGNNGLLDCIMALQWIQKNIRAFGGDPSRVTVMGESAGAKLISALLVAPAAKGKFQQLILESGAVNCIRDIQTARAIRQRVMDTLGVNSPAALVELPAATLIAAQAKVLGGPKGTNYFGPVTDGVLIKKDALAYVREHPDKRIRVLLGTNKAEAILFMNIDRRLYTPDSIALRDWFGDNHPYAYRAWQRIQDKPVDTAAIITLSRYMYQLHTFRLAKALAAGSEKVWLYSFEQPKNGAPATHADELAYIWYVPGEGTPPPNPALATFMHQQWTNFIKGYQLWTPYDENKRGMLFDNNSRETVLDDYEDADHPTMGFILHGR from the coding sequence ATGACCATGATCCTTTCCTCGTTACGTACGACACTTACGCTCCTTGTATGCCTGCTACCGGCATTGACACTGTCAGCCCAAACCGGTACCGTTGTGAAGACATCCCGGGGTTACATCCGTGGCACCACGGAGAAAGGAAGCCTCGTCTTTAAAGGTATCCCGTACGCAGCCCCTCCTGCCGGCAACCAGCGTTTTAAACCACCAGTGCCAATGCCCGCCTGGAAGGATACATTGTCATGCACAGCGTTCGGCAATATCGCGCCGCAGTATAACGGAGAAAGCAGGAGTATGACGGGTGATGAAAACTGCCTCACCCTAAATCTGTATACGCCGACAGTTAAGCCAGTTAGAAAGATGCCGGTTGTCGTGTGGGTACATGGTGGCGGTATGACAGGAGGCAGCGGCATCGGTATGAACGGACAAGCCTTTTCGGACAGGGATAGTATTATCTGCATAACCATCAACTACCGGTTAGGGGTATTCGGGTTCCTGTATATGGATGATGTGCCAGGTTATAGGGCATCAGGCAATAACGGCCTGCTGGACTGTATCATGGCACTCCAGTGGATCCAAAAAAATATCCGTGCCTTTGGAGGAGACCCCTCCCGGGTGACAGTCATGGGAGAATCTGCAGGCGCGAAGCTGATCTCCGCACTCCTGGTGGCACCGGCTGCAAAAGGGAAGTTCCAGCAGCTGATCCTCGAAAGCGGTGCCGTAAATTGTATCCGGGATATACAAACGGCAAGAGCCATCCGCCAGCGTGTAATGGATACACTGGGAGTGAATAGTCCGGCAGCACTGGTTGAATTACCGGCAGCTACACTGATCGCCGCCCAGGCTAAAGTACTGGGAGGCCCCAAAGGGACGAATTATTTTGGTCCGGTGACAGACGGTGTTCTTATTAAAAAAGATGCGCTCGCATATGTAAGAGAACATCCGGATAAAAGGATAAGGGTATTGCTCGGTACCAACAAGGCAGAGGCTATATTGTTTATGAATATAGACCGTAGGCTGTATACGCCTGATTCCATTGCATTAAGGGACTGGTTCGGCGATAATCATCCTTATGCCTATCGCGCCTGGCAACGGATCCAGGACAAACCCGTTGACACGGCCGCTATCATCACACTAAGCAGATACATGTATCAGCTACATACCTTCCGCCTCGCAAAAGCACTGGCCGCCGGCAGTGAAAAGGTCTGGCTGTATTCATTCGAACAACCTAAAAACGGCGCTCCCGCAACACATGCGGACGAGCTGGCCTACATCTGGTATGTGCCCGGTGAAGGTACGCCTCCGCCCAATCCGGCGCTCGCGACCTTCATGCATCAGCAGTGGACAAACTTCATCAAAGGTTACCAGTTATGGACTCCGTATGATGAAAATAAACGGGGGATGTTGTTTGACAATAACAGCCGGGAAACGGTGCTGGACGACTATGAAGATGCTGACCACCCGACAATGGGTTTCATCTTACACGGCAGATGA
- the gwsS gene encoding grasp-with-spasm system SPASM domain peptide maturase, giving the protein MEWFRFFASCRIVAGQHSSAIYDLDRSVIYDLPNAFLDILREATSTPVGQLPEVYGETRYPQIKQFMNKFVEKEIAFYTTEPERFPDIDLSWEMPRHITNAILELDDTDSYSFSAVIAQLNELNCQAIQIRLLRCFSTAQITQVILKALSGTQISYCEIMAPAGETDATQWVSLMDLQPRLRRVFVYAAAADAILYNDNDRFGRKVVAFKKDIRQETREKIRPERFSPNIISFTEAQSHNLGLNRKVAIDSNGNIRNYISHARSFGHANEQKLETVINLPAFREKWLLSNDQIEDCKNCQYRYACVSNSDIRQENDKYYKTDMCTFNQQENTW; this is encoded by the coding sequence ATGGAATGGTTTAGATTCTTCGCATCCTGCCGGATTGTGGCTGGTCAACACAGCAGTGCCATTTATGACCTGGACCGCTCCGTTATTTACGATCTCCCCAATGCCTTCCTCGATATTCTCCGGGAAGCAACATCAACGCCTGTCGGACAACTACCGGAGGTTTATGGCGAGACCCGCTATCCCCAGATCAAACAGTTCATGAACAAGTTCGTAGAAAAAGAAATTGCGTTCTATACTACAGAACCCGAACGCTTCCCCGATATCGATCTTTCCTGGGAGATGCCCCGTCATATCACCAATGCGATCCTGGAACTGGACGATACTGATAGCTATTCATTTTCTGCAGTCATTGCACAACTCAATGAACTGAATTGCCAGGCAATACAGATACGGCTCCTTCGTTGCTTCAGTACCGCTCAGATAACGCAGGTGATACTGAAGGCGCTTTCCGGTACACAGATCAGCTATTGTGAGATCATGGCCCCTGCCGGCGAGACTGATGCAACACAATGGGTGTCCCTCATGGATCTGCAACCCCGCCTGCGCAGGGTATTCGTATATGCTGCGGCAGCAGATGCCATTCTTTATAATGACAACGACCGTTTTGGCAGAAAAGTGGTCGCCTTCAAAAAAGACATCAGGCAGGAAACCCGTGAAAAGATCCGGCCGGAAAGGTTCTCTCCCAACATTATCAGCTTTACGGAAGCCCAGTCGCACAACCTGGGCCTGAACCGGAAAGTAGCCATAGACAGTAATGGGAACATCCGGAATTATATATCCCATGCCCGGAGTTTTGGCCACGCGAATGAACAAAAACTGGAGACCGTCATCAACCTCCCTGCATTCCGCGAAAAATGGCTGCTTTCCAATGACCAGATCGAAGACTGTAAAAATTGTCAATACCGTTATGCCTGCGTCAGTAACAGTGATATCAGGCAGGAAAACGACAAGTATTACAAAACAGATATGTGCACGTTCAATCAGCAGGAAAACACCTGGTAA
- the gwsG gene encoding grasp-with-spasm system ATP-grasp peptide maturase: MVLLISKDLEPSTDKVIDWLRYMGTPFRRMNGSDLLDAAHAPTIQVSGSQTDMHFNGELPDALSDITAVWYRRDGTKAPDTRPIASLQTTGYYADIVHHLSQENAIAKKALFALLATNTRILGNFNRSSVNKIEVLITAQRLGLDVPATLITRSKKELQAFFDTHGPVITKALWESPGITIKQEKTIHYTSYTEEITPDVLADIPETFFYSLFQEKLEKELDLRVFYLNGACYAMAIFSQMDQQTKVDFRKYTNNRNVPYLLPENVRLLIIQLMQLMQLNTGSLDFVKTRSGRYVFLEVNPVGQYDMTSVPCNYQLDKKIAQYLSHHA; this comes from the coding sequence ATGGTCCTTCTAATTTCCAAAGACCTGGAACCCTCCACCGATAAAGTGATCGACTGGCTGCGTTATATGGGAACACCCTTCCGCCGTATGAATGGTTCCGACCTCCTGGATGCCGCACATGCTCCTACCATCCAGGTAAGCGGTAGTCAGACAGACATGCATTTCAACGGTGAATTACCGGATGCACTGTCGGATATTACGGCGGTATGGTACCGGAGAGATGGTACGAAAGCGCCAGACACACGGCCTATTGCCTCATTGCAGACAACTGGCTACTACGCCGACATCGTCCACCATCTGAGTCAGGAGAACGCTATTGCTAAAAAAGCCCTGTTCGCACTGTTAGCCACGAACACCCGGATACTGGGAAATTTCAATAGATCGAGTGTCAACAAGATCGAGGTACTCATCACAGCTCAGCGACTGGGACTGGATGTCCCCGCAACGCTCATTACGCGCTCCAAAAAGGAGCTGCAGGCGTTTTTTGATACACATGGCCCAGTAATCACCAAAGCGCTCTGGGAAAGCCCCGGAATCACCATTAAACAGGAGAAGACGATCCACTACACCAGTTATACGGAAGAGATCACGCCGGACGTCCTTGCTGACATTCCCGAAACATTCTTCTATTCGCTCTTCCAGGAAAAACTGGAGAAAGAACTGGACTTACGTGTCTTCTATCTCAATGGGGCCTGCTACGCCATGGCGATCTTCTCTCAAATGGACCAGCAAACGAAAGTCGACTTCAGAAAATACACCAATAACAGAAATGTGCCCTATCTCCTCCCAGAGAATGTCCGGCTACTGATCATACAGCTCATGCAGCTCATGCAGCTGAATACCGGCTCACTGGACTTTGTAAAGACGCGCAGTGGCCGTTATGTTTTCCTCGAGGTGAATCCTGTAGGACAATATGATATGACCTCCGTTCCCTGTAACTATCAACTGGATAAAAAAATCGCACAATACCTTTCACACCATGCATAA
- a CDS encoding HlyD family secretion protein, translated as MPIDEQKISRINVRSEYFQDILDKVPSRIITYGSTGMLVILLIIIIGMKIVRYPDVITTEAVVTTNTPPVTVHNRVSSRIVSLLKADQDTVTAGEWVMVLYNSASYQEVLRLRDILKNVKGPAFWEKIDTVKFEELTALGDMQSGYARFYKSVEELRLFNRLNIQHRQLTINADRAKSMNALNKQLQNKLTILQRQSLLSKSDFDRNKLLDSMRVIAKTEVEQKEISYLNTQNILEELNNSRINNQLQEQALNKENVTLAADYDNTLFTLRKNIFQSYSDLTFQLTEWQNKYVLDAPVSGVLNFYDIRTADQFLSNEQKVFTVTPVSGEEYFAIAKLPVTNSGKVRVGLKCNIRLNNYPYTEYGMLKGTVTAISAAVKEGFYSVKVQLPNHLVTTLHKPLDNKSELTGQADIIVEDLTLYDRLFNSIINKNTY; from the coding sequence TTGCCAATTGACGAACAAAAAATAAGCAGGATCAATGTCCGCAGCGAATACTTCCAGGATATACTGGACAAGGTTCCCTCCCGGATCATTACCTATGGCAGCACCGGCATGCTGGTGATACTGCTCATCATCATCATCGGGATGAAGATCGTACGCTATCCGGATGTCATCACAACTGAAGCAGTGGTGACAACCAATACGCCACCCGTGACCGTACACAACCGTGTCAGCAGCCGGATTGTAAGTCTGCTAAAGGCCGACCAGGACACCGTCACCGCTGGTGAATGGGTCATGGTATTATACAACAGTGCCAGCTACCAGGAAGTCCTGCGGCTGCGCGACATCCTTAAAAATGTAAAAGGCCCTGCATTCTGGGAAAAAATAGATACGGTGAAATTCGAGGAGCTGACCGCTCTTGGTGATATGCAGTCAGGATATGCCCGCTTTTACAAAAGCGTGGAAGAACTCCGCCTGTTTAACCGTCTGAATATCCAGCACCGGCAGCTCACCATCAATGCGGACAGGGCGAAAAGCATGAACGCGCTTAACAAACAGCTACAAAATAAACTGACCATCCTGCAACGTCAGAGTCTGTTATCCAAATCGGACTTCGACAGGAACAAACTGCTGGATAGCATGCGCGTGATTGCCAAAACAGAAGTGGAACAGAAAGAGATCAGCTATCTCAATACACAGAACATCCTCGAAGAACTCAACAACAGCCGGATTAACAATCAGCTGCAGGAACAGGCACTCAACAAAGAGAATGTTACCCTTGCCGCTGACTATGACAACACCTTGTTCACCCTGCGTAAAAACATCTTTCAGTCCTATAGTGACCTTACCTTCCAGCTTACTGAATGGCAAAATAAATATGTACTCGACGCACCGGTAAGCGGCGTATTGAACTTTTACGATATCAGAACGGCTGATCAGTTCCTGAGTAATGAACAGAAGGTCTTTACCGTCACGCCAGTATCCGGAGAGGAATATTTTGCTATTGCCAAACTACCGGTCACCAACTCGGGTAAAGTAAGGGTAGGACTAAAATGTAATATCCGGCTGAACAACTATCCGTATACTGAATACGGCATGTTAAAAGGCACTGTCACTGCCATATCTGCTGCTGTCAAAGAAGGCTTCTACAGTGTGAAAGTACAGCTCCCCAACCACCTGGTGACCACATTACACAAACCCCTGGACAACAAAAGTGAACTCACCGGTCAGGCGGATATCATCGTAGAGGATCTCACCTTGTACGACAGACTATTTAATTCCATCATTAATAAAAATACCTATTGA
- a CDS encoding peptidase domain-containing ABC transporter yields the protein MNLFKKKKFPFFKQIDQFDCGPACLKIISKFYGRNFSSEHLRDICNITPDGITIKSLMKGAETLGFKTVPASISYEVLEQKAPLPCVTYWRDRHFLIVYAFEKGMIKVADPSHGLLTYSKKEFIEAWQNNALADETTKGIVLLMEPSSRFFEQKNTEAAKGLLGLFPYIKNYSRYILQIFLGLFLGSILQLVLPFLTQKLVDKGINLNNLNFVYVLLLAQLMLFFSMSFIAAIRSWLLLYVAARINMLISSDYLVKLLSKTVSFFDSKTPGDIVQRINESSRLDAFLSTAPDAFFSYLNATIFLGVLAYYSWSIFLIFIVGIALYTTWVWAFMKKRAELDFRRFDSSSGMNSKLIQIVGGIQEVKVNGSERKHIRDWERVRVDYFKTSVSSLKLTQFQSIGGNVINEVKNILITFSSALLVMDGQISLGVMLAIQYIVGQINGPMLGLVSFFRSVQDARLSMDRFADIDHITPEQEQLNDHSLMKIPAQNYDIHIKDLTFSYVKDLNAPVLKNLNLTIPRGKITAIVGDSGSGKTTLLKLLLKLYLPTAGDIMVGNYNLRHIDSDNWRSLCGTVMQDGYIFSDTITQNITESASDENVDINKLLNAARIANIEELINALPAGFNSIIGAAGSSGRTLSGGQRQRILIARAVYKNPEFLFFDEATSALDANNERKIVENLDTFFEGKTVIIIAHRLSTVRRADQIIVLDKGEIREIGRHEELVERRGYYHTLIKNQLEIAN from the coding sequence ATGAATCTATTCAAGAAAAAGAAATTCCCGTTTTTCAAACAGATAGATCAGTTTGACTGCGGACCCGCCTGTCTGAAGATCATCTCCAAATTCTACGGACGGAATTTCAGCTCCGAACACCTGCGCGACATCTGTAACATCACGCCGGATGGTATCACCATCAAATCACTGATGAAAGGTGCTGAAACACTGGGATTCAAAACTGTTCCTGCTTCCATCTCCTATGAAGTACTGGAACAAAAAGCGCCCCTGCCCTGTGTTACCTACTGGCGCGACCGCCACTTCCTCATTGTATACGCCTTTGAGAAAGGAATGATCAAAGTAGCCGACCCCTCTCATGGTTTGCTGACCTACAGCAAAAAAGAGTTCATCGAAGCCTGGCAGAACAATGCGCTGGCCGATGAGACGACAAAAGGCATCGTGTTACTGATGGAGCCTTCTTCCCGGTTCTTTGAGCAAAAGAATACCGAAGCGGCAAAAGGACTGCTGGGACTTTTCCCCTATATAAAAAATTACAGCCGATATATCCTGCAGATCTTCCTCGGATTATTCCTGGGTAGTATCCTGCAACTCGTACTCCCCTTCCTCACACAAAAGCTGGTAGACAAGGGCATTAATCTCAATAACCTGAACTTCGTCTACGTGCTGCTCCTCGCACAGCTGATGCTCTTCTTCAGTATGTCGTTCATAGCGGCTATCCGGAGCTGGCTGTTGCTGTATGTAGCCGCCCGTATCAACATGCTCATCTCTTCGGACTACCTTGTCAAGCTGCTCAGCAAAACGGTCTCGTTCTTCGACTCCAAAACACCTGGTGACATCGTACAGCGCATCAATGAATCTTCCCGGCTGGACGCCTTTCTGTCTACAGCTCCTGATGCCTTTTTTTCCTATCTCAATGCCACTATCTTCCTGGGAGTGCTGGCCTACTACAGCTGGAGCATCTTCTTAATCTTCATTGTGGGTATCGCCTTGTATACAACCTGGGTATGGGCATTCATGAAGAAACGCGCGGAGCTGGACTTCCGCCGGTTTGACTCCTCATCCGGCATGAACAGTAAGCTCATACAGATCGTCGGGGGCATACAGGAAGTAAAGGTGAACGGCTCTGAAAGAAAACATATACGCGACTGGGAACGGGTAAGGGTCGATTACTTCAAAACATCTGTATCCTCTCTTAAGCTGACGCAGTTTCAAAGCATTGGTGGTAACGTCATCAATGAGGTGAAAAATATCCTCATCACCTTTTCCTCTGCCCTGCTGGTAATGGACGGACAGATCAGCCTGGGCGTCATGCTGGCTATCCAATACATCGTAGGCCAGATCAACGGTCCCATGCTCGGCCTGGTGAGCTTCTTCCGTTCCGTACAGGACGCACGCCTCAGCATGGACAGGTTCGCTGATATCGACCATATTACGCCCGAGCAGGAACAGCTGAACGATCACTCGCTTATGAAGATCCCCGCTCAGAACTATGATATACATATCAAAGACCTCACATTCTCCTATGTGAAAGATCTGAATGCGCCTGTATTGAAGAACCTGAACCTGACCATTCCGCGCGGTAAAATAACTGCCATCGTGGGAGACAGCGGCAGCGGTAAGACAACACTGCTTAAGCTACTCCTCAAACTCTACCTGCCCACCGCCGGCGACATCATGGTAGGCAATTACAATCTGCGGCATATTGACTCCGACAACTGGCGTTCCCTCTGCGGCACCGTGATGCAGGATGGATACATCTTCTCCGATACGATCACACAGAACATCACCGAATCGGCAAGCGATGAAAACGTCGACATTAACAAACTGCTGAACGCCGCCAGAATAGCCAACATAGAGGAACTGATCAATGCTTTGCCTGCCGGGTTCAACTCCATCATTGGCGCGGCGGGGTCCAGTGGCAGAACACTGAGTGGCGGACAACGACAGCGTATCCTGATCGCCAGGGCCGTTTACAAAAATCCCGAATTCCTCTTCTTCGATGAAGCTACAAGTGCGCTCGACGCCAATAATGAAAGAAAGATCGTAGAAAACCTGGACACCTTCTTCGAAGGCAAAACCGTGATCATCATTGCACACCGCCTCAGTACTGTTCGACGGGCTGACCAGATCATCGTGCTGGACAAAGGTGAGATCAGGGAAATAGGCCGCCATGAAGAACTCGTAGAGCGCAGGGGCTACTATCATACATTAATCAAAAATCAGTTAGAAATTGCCAATTGA
- a CDS encoding tetratricopeptide repeat protein has translation MKTIIVSLLLLPLLLASYIASAQPPPDKDSVERRFLSNGAYRHHYFAREWQIYLDSALAVLPDEASFWQQKAMPLFKQRKYEAGMVYLDKAVALDAAEYLDYRAFIKCIFQKNYQGAIADFNLAKKAGYHQGVMDHRYDFYLALSYLQLNDYVAAKAALLETIRSVEENTPSAPVHFLYYFYLGIISYETADYNTALDFFNKSLTQYPRFADAGYYKGLCLIRLHQGTAARESFTSSRKNFKEGYSIPEDNAVYEPYPYQVKEWMYNYYIR, from the coding sequence ATGAAAACCATCATCGTTAGCCTATTGCTCCTCCCTCTTCTGCTGGCCAGCTACATCGCTTCCGCTCAGCCCCCACCGGATAAAGATTCCGTAGAAAGAAGGTTTCTTTCCAACGGCGCCTACCGCCACCATTATTTCGCACGGGAATGGCAGATCTACCTAGACAGTGCGCTGGCAGTACTGCCTGATGAAGCCTCTTTCTGGCAACAGAAAGCCATGCCGCTTTTCAAGCAGCGTAAATATGAAGCCGGAATGGTCTACCTGGACAAAGCTGTCGCACTTGATGCGGCGGAATACCTCGATTACAGGGCATTCATCAAATGCATCTTTCAAAAAAACTACCAGGGTGCCATTGCTGATTTTAACCTTGCCAAGAAAGCGGGATATCATCAGGGGGTCATGGACCACCGGTACGATTTTTACCTTGCACTGAGCTATCTGCAGCTAAATGACTATGTCGCCGCTAAAGCAGCATTATTAGAAACTATCAGATCTGTGGAGGAAAATACCCCTAGTGCTCCGGTACATTTTCTCTATTACTTCTATCTGGGCATTATCAGCTATGAAACGGCGGACTATAACACGGCCCTCGATTTCTTCAACAAATCCCTGACCCAATATCCCCGTTTTGCTGATGCGGGATACTACAAAGGTCTTTGTCTGATACGCCTGCACCAGGGAACAGCAGCACGCGAATCATTCACTTCTTCCAGGAAGAATTTTAAAGAAGGCTACTCCATTCCGGAAGACAACGCCGTGTATGAACCCTACCCGTACCAGGTCAAAGAATGGATGTATAACTATTATATACGATAG